One Maribacter dokdonensis DSW-8 genomic region harbors:
- a CDS encoding alkaline phosphatase PhoX, translated as MKQTKNLLFKALFLSCLGLAVMSCDGEDGVDGTNGIDGVDGADGADGADGADGADGQDLTLEESIPLTSSVTPNELFELKGAFAGSADLNMIMSSADILESDSTFVYGSYMDGAALYPTEDGNYALINNLEADYSIARIMLNSELQPLQGDYIVNSTATAFTAMCSGSSITVEEHGFGPLYLSGGEWGGNAKGVFKVNPFRAKEDRVEVERLPALGEWSTENAVVIGKDAYSSQTVIFMGDDHSDNTYPQAHFGMYVGQRGDLYGGKLYVLRGTNPVESAPGEGGQLFEMGMAQDIEYDVEWVEVTERTIDELNQEAIDLGAIGFQRIEDIDWRRGSADAQREVYFNATGRIRGDNPDLNLRGTGFGRVYKLVLDTEDPTAPAKLTVVVDGDLEGGKGDGMHSPDNILVTENYAYIQEDPNGYGDLNADITGFAKIWQLDLNTGNFVEVMECNQTYAASVGIGNTDSMWEITGLIDVTDIIGASEPTFIGGAQVHGWNFSTTPDTAVRADGLKFVDPTAISEGSAALEGSVLFKLTGLPR; from the coding sequence ATGAAACAAACGAAAAATTTACTATTTAAAGCCCTTTTCCTTTCTTGCTTAGGATTAGCTGTAATGAGCTGTGATGGAGAAGACGGTGTAGATGGTACAAATGGTATTGACGGTGTAGACGGTGCTGATGGCGCAGACGGAGCCGATGGCGCCGATGGTGCTGACGGACAAGATTTGACTCTGGAAGAATCTATTCCATTAACTAGTTCCGTAACTCCAAACGAACTTTTCGAATTAAAAGGTGCTTTTGCAGGGTCTGCCGACCTTAATATGATCATGTCTTCTGCAGATATCTTAGAATCTGATTCTACTTTTGTTTATGGTTCTTATATGGATGGTGCTGCACTATATCCTACCGAAGATGGTAACTATGCTTTAATCAATAATCTAGAAGCAGATTACTCCATTGCAAGAATTATGTTGAATTCTGAACTTCAGCCTTTACAAGGAGATTATATAGTAAATTCTACAGCTACTGCATTTACGGCAATGTGTTCTGGATCTTCAATTACTGTTGAAGAGCACGGATTTGGTCCTTTATACCTATCTGGTGGAGAATGGGGCGGTAACGCTAAAGGTGTATTTAAAGTAAACCCTTTTAGAGCAAAAGAAGACAGGGTAGAAGTAGAAAGATTACCTGCACTGGGTGAGTGGTCAACTGAAAATGCTGTTGTTATTGGCAAAGATGCCTATTCTTCTCAAACGGTAATTTTTATGGGTGATGATCATAGTGATAATACATATCCGCAAGCTCATTTTGGAATGTACGTTGGTCAAAGAGGTGACCTTTATGGAGGAAAACTTTATGTACTTAGAGGTACAAACCCAGTAGAATCTGCTCCAGGAGAAGGTGGTCAATTATTTGAAATGGGTATGGCTCAAGACATTGAATACGATGTAGAATGGGTAGAAGTTACTGAAAGAACTATAGATGAGTTGAACCAAGAAGCTATTGACTTGGGTGCTATAGGATTTCAAAGAATTGAAGATATCGATTGGAGAAGAGGTTCTGCCGATGCTCAAAGAGAAGTATATTTTAATGCTACCGGTAGAATACGTGGTGATAATCCGGACCTTAACTTAAGAGGTACAGGTTTTGGTCGTGTATACAAACTAGTTTTAGATACTGAAGATCCAACGGCTCCTGCTAAATTAACTGTTGTAGTTGATGGTGACTTAGAAGGTGGAAAAGGTGATGGAATGCATTCTCCAGATAACATTTTGGTAACTGAGAACTATGCTTACATTCAAGAAGATCCAAACGGTTATGGTGATTTAAATGCAGATATCACAGGTTTTGCCAAAATTTGGCAATTAGACCTAAATACGGGCAACTTTGTTGAAGTTATGGAGTGTAACCAAACTTATGCTGCAAGTGTTGGTATTGGTAATACCGATAGTATGTGGGAAATAACCGGCTTGATCGATGTTACCGATATCATAGGTGCATCTGAACCAACCTTTATTGGTGGGGCTCAAGTACATGGTTGGAATTTTAGTACCACTCCTGATACAGCTGTAAGGGCAGACGGACTAAAATTTGTTGACCCAACAGCAATTAGTGAAGGCAGTGCTGCATTAGAAGGTTCAGTTTTATTCAAATTGACTGGCTTACCTAGATAA
- a CDS encoding cytochrome-c peroxidase, translated as MLAINANDQSMFNNAIREHYFLALDSTSYYMQQIDTAQSLSKNKELFLKSREWYKRVEPMLIAYDYENYISMNAPNLLKVEIDDHTDIKKQKPKSFQVLEELLYSEEGYSNEDLNTVLEYLKIRIPFVRKNHILITQRDRHHLKMIRDAIVNVATKGITGFDSPMLANSLNEAVYNYETLQTVLDIYKEAFRNNTLYVQWKKEISSTIDDLQSANFDEFDRYSFIKLHTNTQLHLVDKTANDWGIELSQSRALDPKVTNLFDKNFFNMKMFSTQRAPDITEERIELGRQLFNDTDLSGSGTISCATCHIAEKAFTDGHKIAKGINGQDLQRNSPTLTYAVYQRSLFYDGRADGLEDQIVGVTNNENEFHIDLEKLEEKIQDKSVYKVQFDSLYDGKITDMNVRNAIATYIRSLAPFDSKFDRNMNNLEETMTTEEITGFNLFMGKAACATCHFPPAFNGTVPPKYMESEFENLGVPKNASFENPVLDDDWGQYYPYEVEEKKHFFKTSTVRNAELTGPYMHNGVYETLEEVVEFYNVGGGQGMGLDVPYQTLPPDSLHLTTTESKAIIAFMRTLTDKRFENEAIN; from the coding sequence TTGTTAGCTATAAATGCTAATGATCAATCTATGTTCAACAATGCTATAAGGGAACATTATTTTTTGGCATTGGATAGTACTTCTTATTACATGCAGCAAATAGATACCGCACAATCGCTCTCAAAGAACAAAGAACTGTTTTTAAAAAGTAGGGAATGGTATAAAAGGGTAGAGCCTATGCTTATCGCGTATGATTATGAGAATTACATCTCAATGAATGCGCCTAATTTGCTTAAGGTAGAAATAGACGACCATACCGATATTAAAAAACAAAAACCAAAGAGTTTTCAAGTATTGGAAGAGCTCCTTTATAGTGAAGAAGGATATTCCAATGAAGATTTGAATACTGTATTGGAGTATTTAAAGATTAGAATTCCGTTTGTAAGAAAAAATCATATTCTCATCACCCAAAGAGATAGACATCATTTAAAAATGATAAGAGATGCCATTGTAAATGTGGCTACTAAAGGCATTACAGGTTTTGATTCTCCAATGTTGGCAAACTCTTTGAACGAAGCTGTTTATAATTATGAAACGCTACAAACAGTTTTGGATATTTATAAAGAGGCTTTTAGGAATAATACCTTATATGTACAATGGAAAAAAGAAATTTCTTCCACCATTGATGATTTACAAAGTGCCAATTTTGACGAATTTGATCGATACTCGTTTATAAAATTGCATACCAATACGCAATTGCATCTAGTGGATAAGACTGCTAATGATTGGGGAATTGAATTAAGCCAATCAAGGGCTTTAGACCCTAAGGTGACCAATCTTTTTGACAAGAACTTTTTCAATATGAAGATGTTTTCCACACAAAGAGCACCAGATATAACTGAAGAAAGAATTGAGTTAGGAAGACAATTGTTCAATGATACGGATTTATCCGGCTCCGGTACTATAAGTTGTGCGACTTGCCATATTGCGGAAAAAGCATTTACCGACGGGCATAAAATTGCTAAAGGTATAAATGGACAAGATTTGCAACGTAATTCACCAACATTAACCTATGCCGTTTACCAACGTTCTTTGTTTTATGATGGTAGGGCAGATGGTCTTGAGGATCAAATTGTTGGAGTCACCAATAATGAAAATGAGTTTCATATAGATTTGGAAAAATTAGAAGAGAAAATTCAAGATAAATCAGTGTATAAAGTTCAATTTGATTCGCTTTACGATGGCAAAATTACCGATATGAACGTACGTAATGCCATTGCAACATATATAAGAAGTTTAGCTCCGTTCGATTCTAAATTCGATCGGAACATGAATAATCTAGAAGAAACCATGACTACCGAAGAGATTACCGGTTTTAATCTTTTTATGGGTAAAGCTGCGTGTGCCACTTGTCATTTTCCACCGGCATTTAACGGTACCGTACCACCTAAATATATGGAAAGCGAATTTGAAAATTTGGGCGTGCCCAAAAATGCAAGTTTTGAAAACCCTGTTTTAGATGATGATTGGGGGCAGTATTATCCTTATGAAGTAGAGGAGAAGAAGCATTTTTTTAAAACTTCAACAGTGCGTAATGCAGAATTAACCGGACCATATATGCACAACGGGGTGTATGAAACTTTAGAGGAAGTAGTGGAGTTTTATAATGTTGGTGGTGGTCAGGGCATGGGCTTAGATGTACCTTACCAAACATTACCACCTGACTCTTTACATCTAACGACTACAGAATCAAAGGCGATAATTGCTTTTATGAGAACACTTACCGATAAAAGATTTGAGAATGAAGCCATAAACTAG
- a CDS encoding TIGR02757 family protein: protein MTKSELKIFLDEKVFEYNKPEFLETDPIQIPHLFTQKEDIEISAFLTATIAWGNRKSIINNSHKLMEKMGQSPYDFVLNHTDDDLDNLLGFVHRTFNENDLRYFIKSLKNIYLQHQGLEGIFTTLQDKNSLQPTISKFKKIFFVLPYEQRTTKHVSDPLKGSAAKRINMFLRWMVRDATTNVDFGIWKGIPTSKLSCPLDVHSGNVARKLGLLKRKQNDAKALAELDKSLRKLDPLDPVKYDFALFGLGVFEKF from the coding sequence ATGACAAAAAGTGAGCTAAAAATATTTCTTGACGAAAAGGTTTTTGAATACAATAAACCTGAATTCTTAGAAACCGACCCTATACAAATTCCGCATCTTTTCACACAAAAAGAAGATATTGAAATCAGTGCTTTTCTAACGGCAACCATTGCTTGGGGTAACAGAAAGAGCATCATCAATAATTCTCATAAGTTAATGGAAAAAATGGGACAAAGTCCGTATGACTTTGTGCTTAACCATACCGATGATGATTTAGATAATTTATTAGGATTTGTTCATAGAACTTTCAATGAAAATGATTTAAGATATTTTATAAAAAGCTTAAAGAATATTTACCTTCAACACCAAGGTCTTGAAGGTATTTTCACAACTCTTCAAGACAAAAATTCTCTACAGCCCACCATTTCAAAATTCAAGAAAATATTTTTTGTGTTACCATATGAGCAACGCACAACAAAGCATGTATCTGATCCTTTAAAAGGTTCTGCCGCCAAAAGGATAAATATGTTTTTACGTTGGATGGTTAGAGATGCAACTACCAATGTAGATTTTGGCATATGGAAAGGAATACCTACCTCAAAATTATCTTGTCCATTAGATGTACATTCAGGTAATGTAGCTAGAAAATTAGGATTATTAAAAAGAAAACAAAACGATGCAAAAGCGTTAGCCGAGCTAGATAAAAGCTTAAGAAAACTGGACCCTTTGGATCCAGTTAAATATGATTTTGCCCTTTTTGGTTTAGGCGTTTTTGAAAAATTCTAG
- a CDS encoding CPBP family intramembrane glutamic endopeptidase has protein sequence MLQELLSFIKKPVYTQDTESSLSEKLRILFKLLIIALTASILLLMAATVLESILKLEMGKHAMDDLFGNYSVALIFFLAVIVAPFFEELLFRGPLVFFKDSKFFKPIFYLFTIAFGFMHISNFEMSTQVLLFSPLLVAPQISVGFLLGYIRVKFGLLWSMALHAIYNMVLVVPVLIMQLLDISIE, from the coding sequence ATGCTTCAAGAACTACTTTCATTTATAAAAAAACCTGTCTATACACAAGATACTGAAAGTTCTTTATCAGAAAAATTGAGAATTCTCTTCAAGCTTTTAATTATTGCATTAACGGCAAGTATTCTATTATTAATGGCAGCTACAGTTTTAGAAAGTATCCTAAAGCTTGAGATGGGCAAACATGCCATGGATGATTTATTCGGAAACTACTCAGTGGCACTTATTTTCTTTTTAGCAGTAATTGTAGCTCCTTTCTTTGAAGAACTGTTATTTAGAGGTCCGCTTGTCTTTTTTAAAGATTCAAAATTTTTTAAACCAATTTTCTATTTGTTTACAATTGCGTTCGGCTTTATGCATATCAGTAATTTTGAAATGAGCACTCAGGTTTTACTTTTTTCCCCATTGTTGGTTGCACCACAAATTAGTGTAGGTTTTCTTTTAGGCTACATACGGGTAAAATTTGGTCTGTTATGGTCTATGGCGCTACACGCCATTTACAATATGGTTTTAGTGGTTCCTGTGCTAATTATGCAATTGTTAGATATTTCTATTGAATGA
- a CDS encoding ABC transporter ATP-binding protein, with translation MIKASNIHKYYGELEVLKGVDLHIKKGEIVSIVGASGAGKTTLLQILGTLDVQSNRKDSTLLINGIETTELNDKDLAKFRNEHIGFIFQFHQLLPEFTAIENVCLPAFIKKTPKSEAEDRAKELLNFLGLGQRYDHKPSELSGGEQQRVAVARALINNPSIIFADEPSGNLDSESADNLHKLFFELREKFGQTFVIVTHNAELAEMADRKLTMVDGKIVDKEIIIA, from the coding sequence ATGATAAAAGCTTCTAACATTCATAAATATTACGGAGAATTAGAAGTATTAAAAGGAGTTGACCTCCATATTAAAAAAGGAGAAATAGTATCTATAGTTGGTGCTTCCGGTGCCGGTAAAACTACCTTATTACAAATTTTGGGAACTTTAGACGTTCAATCAAATAGAAAAGACAGTACGTTACTGATCAATGGTATTGAAACTACGGAACTAAATGATAAAGATTTAGCAAAATTTAGAAATGAACATATAGGATTCATTTTTCAATTTCACCAATTATTACCAGAATTTACGGCCATTGAAAATGTATGCCTACCTGCATTTATAAAAAAAACGCCAAAATCTGAAGCTGAAGATAGAGCAAAAGAACTATTAAACTTTTTGGGCCTGGGTCAAAGATATGATCATAAACCTTCAGAATTATCGGGCGGAGAACAACAGCGGGTAGCGGTTGCCCGTGCGTTGATCAATAACCCCTCAATAATTTTTGCTGATGAACCTAGTGGAAATTTAGATTCAGAAAGTGCAGACAACCTGCATAAATTATTTTTTGAGCTTCGTGAAAAGTTTGGACAGACCTTTGTAATTGTGACCCACAATGCTGAATTGGCAGAAATGGCAGATCGTAAATTAACCATGGTAGATGGTAAAATTGTAGACAAGGAAATAATAATAGCATAA
- the folE gene encoding GTP cyclohydrolase I FolE: MSPYRNLEEYNLEITDEVKSRYSSIIDEIGEDVAREGLVKTPERAAKAMLFLTQGYKQDAVEILKGAMFKEDYDDMVIIKDIELYSLCEHHMLPFFGKAHIAYIPNGHIVGLSKIPRVVDVFARRLQVQERLTHDILECINNTLKPKGVAVVIEASHMCMMMRGVQKQNSVTTTSGFRGQFEKIETRNEFLKLISAKLS; the protein is encoded by the coding sequence ATGTCCCCGTATAGAAATTTAGAAGAATATAATCTTGAAATTACCGATGAAGTTAAAAGTAGGTACTCATCTATTATTGATGAAATTGGTGAAGATGTAGCAAGAGAGGGTTTAGTTAAAACACCTGAACGTGCTGCAAAAGCAATGCTATTTTTAACTCAAGGTTATAAGCAAGATGCCGTTGAAATTTTGAAAGGGGCAATGTTCAAAGAAGATTATGATGACATGGTCATTATAAAAGATATTGAGCTGTATTCCCTATGTGAGCATCATATGTTGCCATTTTTTGGTAAGGCACATATTGCTTACATACCAAATGGTCATATCGTAGGATTAAGTAAAATTCCAAGAGTGGTAGATGTTTTTGCAAGAAGGTTACAGGTACAGGAAAGGTTAACGCATGATATTTTAGAGTGTATTAATAATACTTTAAAGCCTAAGGGGGTGGCCGTTGTTATAGAAGCTTCACATATGTGTATGATGATGAGAGGTGTACAAAAGCAAAATTCTGTAACTACAACATCTGGTTTTAGAGGTCAATTTGAAAAAATTGAGACTAGAAATGAATTCTTGAAGTTAATTAGTGCTAAACTTTCCTAA
- a CDS encoding sulfite oxidase, whose amino-acid sequence MKRRNFVAKSSLSSLAALLGVDIIYKEFMPLGYTPVALQESDPFKLFNKDKGMVVLNDKPWNIEAKAHLLDDRVTPNKSIFVRNNGLIPEDIDVDTWTLTIDGESVKQEKTYTLSELKSKFNHHTYQLTLECGGNGRSEFDPPAKGNQWTVGAVYCASWTGVRLRDVLEDVGIKDDAVYFGYHSADSHLSRDPTKEPISRGAPMSKALQDETLLAFKMNGEEIPLVHGYPLRVIAGGWPASVSGKWLQRISIRNIVHDGTKMTGTAYRVPCKPVAPGEKVADEDMCIIESMPVKSLITYPKSGAVLSKNKKLSIRGHAWAGELEVAKMEYSIDFGATWHHCTIEKPANRLAWQHFSADISFPQEGYYEVWAKATDSNGVSQPMLLPGWNPKGYLNNACHRIAVKIA is encoded by the coding sequence TTGAAGAGAAGAAATTTTGTTGCAAAATCTAGTCTAAGTAGTCTTGCCGCTTTACTAGGAGTGGATATTATTTATAAGGAATTTATGCCTTTGGGCTACACACCTGTGGCGTTACAAGAATCAGACCCGTTTAAGCTATTCAATAAGGATAAAGGCATGGTCGTACTAAACGATAAGCCTTGGAATATTGAGGCTAAAGCTCATCTTTTAGATGATAGGGTAACTCCAAATAAATCTATTTTTGTTCGAAATAATGGATTGATTCCGGAAGACATAGATGTTGATACTTGGACACTTACCATAGACGGAGAGTCTGTTAAGCAGGAGAAAACATATACGTTGTCTGAGCTAAAGTCAAAATTTAATCATCATACCTATCAATTGACCTTAGAGTGTGGTGGTAATGGTAGAAGCGAATTTGATCCACCTGCAAAAGGAAATCAGTGGACTGTGGGTGCGGTGTATTGTGCAAGTTGGACAGGTGTGAGATTACGTGATGTGTTAGAAGATGTCGGTATTAAAGATGATGCTGTCTACTTTGGTTATCATTCTGCAGATTCACACCTTAGTAGAGATCCTACTAAAGAACCAATATCTAGAGGAGCGCCTATGTCAAAAGCTTTACAAGATGAAACATTGTTGGCTTTTAAAATGAACGGTGAAGAGATTCCCTTAGTACATGGTTATCCTTTACGGGTCATTGCGGGAGGATGGCCTGCCTCGGTTTCTGGAAAATGGTTACAACGTATTAGTATTAGAAATATAGTTCATGACGGTACCAAAATGACCGGAACGGCATATAGAGTGCCTTGTAAACCCGTTGCTCCTGGTGAAAAAGTCGCGGATGAAGATATGTGTATCATTGAATCTATGCCGGTAAAATCTTTAATTACCTATCCAAAATCTGGAGCTGTTTTATCAAAGAATAAAAAATTAAGTATTAGAGGTCATGCATGGGCAGGTGAACTAGAAGTTGCCAAAATGGAATACTCTATAGATTTTGGCGCTACTTGGCATCATTGTACAATTGAAAAACCTGCAAACCGATTAGCGTGGCAGCATTTCTCAGCAGATATCTCATTTCCGCAAGAGGGCTATTATGAAGTTTGGGCAAAAGCTACCGATTCCAATGGGGTTAGTCAACCTATGTTATTGCCTGGGTGGAATCCAAAAGGGTATTTAAACAATGCTTGTCACAGGATAGCCGTAAAAATCGCATAA
- a CDS encoding TonB-dependent receptor: MKNYLYVFAILCSTIIYAQDCNSILLGEIVDFHDNSPLSGATINITGKGFSTVSQQNGKFSFKELCDGVIELEISHPECTTKFVTLTITGATYSEIRLEHHLEELKEVKVVGDVPKNTNSAQENILSVKDIERSSGNSLGDALKKIAGVSTLNTGGNIVKPVIQGLNGSRILILNNNVRMQDMEWGEEHAPNVDVNANQNISVIKGAAAIEYGGDAIAGVIVLEPLPIIRTDSLFGKSQLNLASNGRGGNITSSLTKSYKSGLYIKGQGSFKRLGDLEAPDYILSNTGIKESGVSLSIGKRDFIQGWEGYYSYFNSEIGILRASHIGNIDDLITAINSKAPSVVNDFTYDISQPYQEVSHHLGKLNYYRRFEGFGKWTLQYDFQKNRRFEYDIRVGDDADKASLDLDLTTHSVLTNIKFDAKQGLDLKVGALGRFQTNFANPDTGVRRLIPDYDKFDFGLYSIGSYELDTDWTLDAGLRYDFSRIDSKKFYRTSRWEERGYDVDFADIILEDLGTQLLTNPVFDYHNVSGTLGFHYEINGKDHLRFNYALSQRAPNPSELFSDGLHHSAARIELGDLRMNSETSSKFSASLERNSNKLGYSVAPFVNSIRDFILLEPTGVEFTIRGAFPVWSYRQTNAVLFGIDASLYNNWTSNIRTDHKFAWVKGTDSETDTPLINIPAANFTNSITYTNTKWNNFLISLESQYVFEQSRYPENIEVFSPQQQENVLLEINTPPEAYHLLAINTEASFTIKNKNDLTVGLSATNLLNTNYRDFLNRQRYFVDDMGRNISMRLIFNY; this comes from the coding sequence ATGAAGAATTATTTATATGTTTTCGCAATCTTATGTAGCACAATTATTTACGCTCAAGATTGCAATTCAATATTATTAGGAGAAATAGTTGATTTCCATGACAACAGTCCGTTGAGTGGAGCAACTATTAACATAACTGGCAAAGGTTTTTCTACGGTCTCCCAACAAAACGGAAAATTTAGCTTTAAGGAGCTATGTGACGGAGTTATAGAACTTGAGATATCGCATCCAGAATGTACAACAAAGTTTGTAACATTGACCATTACTGGTGCTACCTATTCAGAAATTAGGCTAGAACATCACCTAGAAGAATTAAAGGAGGTCAAAGTTGTTGGTGATGTACCAAAAAACACAAATTCCGCTCAGGAAAATATTTTATCGGTTAAAGATATCGAACGAAGCAGTGGTAATAGTTTAGGAGATGCATTAAAAAAGATTGCCGGAGTATCAACCTTAAATACTGGAGGAAATATAGTTAAACCGGTCATACAAGGTTTAAACGGTAGTAGAATCTTAATTTTGAACAATAACGTTCGTATGCAAGATATGGAATGGGGAGAAGAGCATGCCCCTAATGTAGACGTAAATGCAAATCAGAATATAAGCGTTATAAAAGGTGCTGCCGCTATAGAGTACGGAGGCGATGCTATCGCAGGTGTTATTGTACTTGAACCTTTACCAATAATAAGAACTGACTCCTTGTTTGGCAAAAGCCAACTTAATCTTGCCTCAAATGGCCGTGGTGGTAACATAACATCTTCATTGACCAAATCATATAAATCAGGCCTTTATATTAAAGGACAAGGGTCTTTTAAAAGACTTGGGGATCTTGAAGCACCAGATTATATATTATCAAATACAGGTATTAAAGAAAGTGGGGTCTCACTTAGTATAGGTAAACGAGACTTTATACAAGGATGGGAAGGTTACTACTCATATTTTAATTCGGAAATTGGCATATTGAGAGCATCGCATATTGGCAATATAGATGATTTAATAACAGCCATTAATAGTAAGGCACCAAGCGTGGTAAACGATTTCACATATGATATTTCCCAACCATACCAAGAAGTTAGCCACCATTTAGGAAAGCTGAATTATTATAGAAGATTTGAAGGTTTTGGAAAATGGACCCTGCAATACGATTTTCAAAAAAACAGAAGATTCGAATATGATATACGTGTAGGCGATGATGCAGATAAAGCATCTTTAGATCTTGATTTAACCACACATTCCGTACTTACCAATATAAAATTTGATGCAAAACAAGGTCTAGATCTCAAGGTTGGAGCTTTAGGAAGGTTCCAAACCAATTTTGCCAATCCAGATACCGGTGTCCGAAGATTAATACCTGATTACGATAAATTTGATTTTGGTTTGTATTCAATAGGAAGTTATGAACTTGATACCGATTGGACGCTAGATGCCGGACTACGATATGATTTCAGCAGAATAGATTCTAAAAAATTCTACAGAACTTCTCGCTGGGAAGAACGTGGTTATGATGTAGATTTTGCCGATATCATATTGGAAGATTTAGGTACGCAACTACTAACAAACCCTGTCTTTGACTATCATAACGTCTCAGGAACATTAGGTTTCCATTATGAAATAAACGGAAAAGATCATTTACGGTTTAACTATGCCCTATCTCAAAGAGCACCTAACCCATCTGAATTATTTAGCGATGGTCTTCACCATTCTGCGGCACGAATAGAATTGGGCGATTTAAGAATGAACAGTGAAACCTCTTCTAAATTTTCAGCTTCACTAGAAAGAAATAGTAACAAATTGGGGTATTCTGTTGCTCCATTTGTTAATAGCATTAGAGACTTTATACTTCTTGAACCTACGGGTGTAGAATTTACTATACGTGGCGCTTTCCCCGTATGGTCTTATCGTCAGACCAATGCAGTTTTGTTTGGTATTGATGCTTCTTTATATAATAATTGGACATCAAATATTAGAACAGATCATAAGTTTGCTTGGGTAAAAGGTACAGATAGTGAAACAGACACACCTTTAATTAATATACCTGCTGCAAATTTTACAAATAGCATTACGTACACCAATACCAAATGGAACAATTTTCTTATAAGTCTTGAAAGTCAATATGTATTTGAACAATCCAGATATCCAGAAAATATTGAGGTTTTTTCTCCTCAACAACAAGAGAACGTATTATTGGAAATTAATACACCGCCCGAAGCTTATCACCTATTGGCAATAAATACGGAAGCATCTTTTACAATTAAAAATAAAAATGACTTAACCGTAGGTCTAAGTGCAACCAACTTACTAAATACAAACTATCGTGACTTCCTAAATAGGCAACGTTATTTTGTAGATGATATGGGCAGAAATATAAGTATGCGCCTAATTTTTAACTATTAA
- a CDS encoding DUF6787 family protein, whose translation MQKLKERWGITSNFQLVIIFIVFAITGSSSVYVAKPFLNLIGLQQENFSTAWWGSPLYWFLRILLIFPFYQVLLVIYGWLFGQFRFFWSFEKKMLKRIGLGFLF comes from the coding sequence ATGCAGAAATTAAAAGAACGCTGGGGAATCACCAGTAATTTTCAACTTGTTATTATATTTATAGTATTTGCCATCACCGGATCATCATCTGTATATGTCGCAAAGCCTTTTCTAAATTTAATTGGTCTTCAACAAGAAAATTTTTCGACTGCCTGGTGGGGAAGCCCTCTGTATTGGTTTTTACGAATTTTGTTAATTTTCCCTTTCTATCAAGTGTTATTGGTAATTTATGGGTGGTTATTTGGTCAATTTAGATTTTTTTGGTCTTTTGAGAAGAAAATGCTGAAAAGAATTGGACTTGGATTTTTATTCTAA
- a CDS encoding DUF6146 family protein, which yields MKKKIFKIIYGTIAATFCALLFNCGTKSASLAISEDEKNAFTQVEGDTISISSEETEYEIIIIEPGFNIWLASIAKPEGYYSQNFLENRNQIMALEWNQRLLQPARYNPNLYEMQIDYSRQIDYGYEVNYKLYNYFIYFQRKYNQRLGPFIPRI from the coding sequence ATGAAAAAGAAGATATTTAAAATTATCTACGGTACTATAGCTGCGACCTTTTGTGCATTGTTATTTAATTGTGGTACAAAGAGCGCATCACTAGCTATAAGCGAAGATGAAAAAAATGCCTTTACCCAAGTAGAAGGAGATACCATTTCCATTTCAAGTGAAGAAACTGAATATGAAATTATTATCATAGAACCCGGTTTTAATATATGGTTGGCATCAATAGCAAAACCTGAAGGTTATTATTCGCAAAATTTCTTGGAAAATAGAAATCAAATAATGGCTTTAGAATGGAACCAAAGATTATTACAGCCTGCTAGATACAATCCAAATTTATATGAAATGCAAATAGATTACTCTAGACAAATTGATTATGGCTATGAAGTAAACTATAAGCTGTATAATTATTTTATTTATTTCCAAAGAAAATACAATCAGCGATTAGGCCCTTTTATACCACGTATATAA